Proteins from a single region of Aureibacter tunicatorum:
- a CDS encoding ACP phosphodiesterase, protein MNILSHLYLSKPTDQMFGNFIGDFVKGKQYMQYSKSIQEGILYHRAIDEYTDNHIITKDCKRKISKYLGHFSGVAVDLYFDHFLAKKFHLYSDKSLTQYLDDCQLHLANYKNLMPDGAILVFKGAFENQWILKYQTLQGMHESLRGIGRRTRFDNNLLEASRILLDNYEFFESSHHSFWQSINQEKSTLISNSKK, encoded by the coding sequence ATGAACATATTATCCCACTTGTACCTTTCGAAACCTACTGATCAAATGTTCGGCAACTTTATTGGAGATTTCGTCAAAGGTAAACAATATATGCAATACTCGAAAAGCATTCAAGAGGGGATTTTATATCACAGAGCTATCGATGAGTATACAGATAATCACATAATCACAAAGGACTGCAAAAGGAAAATCTCAAAATACTTAGGCCACTTTTCAGGCGTGGCTGTTGATTTGTACTTTGATCATTTTCTTGCGAAAAAATTCCATCTGTATAGCGATAAAAGTTTGACTCAATATCTGGATGATTGTCAGTTGCATCTTGCCAACTATAAAAACCTTATGCCTGACGGAGCCATACTCGTTTTTAAAGGCGCTTTTGAAAATCAATGGATTCTCAAATACCAAACTTTGCAAGGCATGCATGAATCCTTAAGAGGCATAGGGAGAAGAACTCGTTTTGACAATAATTTATTGGAGGCCTCTAGAATCTTATTGGATAACTATGAGTTCTTTGAGAGTAGTCATCATAGTTTTTGGCAATCGATAAACCAAGAAAAAAGCACATTGATAAGCAATAGCAAAAAATAA
- a CDS encoding cold shock domain-containing protein — protein sequence MNKGKVKFFNETKGYGFIIEDGTGNEYFVHVSGLNSGEVQEGDSVEFELEEGRKGLNAVNVTVI from the coding sequence ATGAATAAAGGCAAAGTAAAATTCTTCAACGAAACTAAAGGTTACGGTTTCATTATTGAAGATGGTACAGGTAATGAGTACTTCGTACACGTTTCAGGGTTGAATTCTGGTGAAGTTCAAGAAGGAGATTCTGTAGAATTTGAATTAGAAGAAGGAAGAAAAGGTTTGAATGCTGTTAATGTAACAGTTATATAA